In Streptomyces sp. NBC_01381, a genomic segment contains:
- a CDS encoding TetR family transcriptional regulator produces the protein MTAEARAVDVTAADPASPPLTERQEARRRRILHASAQLASRGGFDAVQMREVAESSSVALGTLYRYFPSKVHLLVATMQDQLQHMHGTIRKRPPAGETPAERVAETLMRAFRALQREPHLADAMVRALTFADRSVSPEVDTVSRLTTAIILDAMGLTEPPTPEQLSAVRVIEHTWHSALITWLSGRASIAQVKIDIEMVCRLIDLTAPEAAA, from the coding sequence ATGACAGCGGAAGCCAGAGCAGTGGACGTCACGGCGGCTGATCCGGCGTCGCCGCCCCTGACCGAACGGCAGGAGGCGCGCCGCCGCCGCATCCTGCACGCCAGCGCCCAGCTCGCCAGCAGGGGCGGCTTCGACGCGGTGCAGATGCGTGAGGTCGCCGAGTCCTCCAGCGTCGCGCTCGGCACGCTGTACCGCTACTTCCCCTCCAAGGTGCATCTCCTGGTCGCGACGATGCAGGACCAGCTGCAGCACATGCACGGGACGATCCGTAAGCGCCCGCCCGCCGGCGAGACCCCTGCCGAGCGGGTCGCCGAGACGCTGATGCGGGCCTTCCGCGCCCTGCAGCGCGAGCCGCACCTGGCGGACGCGATGGTGCGGGCGCTGACCTTCGCCGACCGTTCGGTGAGCCCCGAGGTGGACACGGTCTCGCGGCTGACCACGGCGATCATCCTGGACGCGATGGGCCTGACGGAGCCGCCGACGCCCGAGCAGCTCTCGGCGGTCCGGGTCATCGAGCACACCTGGCACTCGGCCCTGATCACCTGGCTCTCCGGGCGGGCGTCGATCGCCCAGGTCAAGATCGACATCGAGATGGTGTGCCGGCTCATCGATCTGACGGCGCCGGAAGCGGCGGCGTAG
- a CDS encoding glycosyltransferase family 4 protein, whose protein sequence is MTAEAMEAGPREGSDADGERPLRIALLTYKGNPFCGGQGVYVRHLSRELARLGHSVEVIGAQPYPVLDEGAGLEGLRLTELPSLDLYRSPDPFRTPKRDEYRDWVDALEVATMWTGGFPEPATFSLRARRHLRARRGEFDVVHDNQTLGYGLLGDLGAPLVSTIHHPITVDRQLELDAAPDWKRRMSVRRWYAFTRMQKRVARRLPSVLTVSGTSRQEIVDHLGVRDDRISVVHIGADTNLFSPDPSVPEVPGRIVTTSSADVPLKGLIHLIEALAKVRTENPAAHLVVVGKRAEDGPVAQAIERHGLQGAVEFVKGITDAELVDLVRSAQIACVPSLYEGFSLPAAEAMATGTPLLATTGGAIPEVAGRDGETCLAVPPGDPGALADGLTRLLGDRELRVRLGAAGRERVLANFTWARAAQGTAELYRAAIARNAGSPSGRRPAATPTYSGSHR, encoded by the coding sequence GTGACCGCTGAGGCCATGGAGGCGGGCCCCCGAGAGGGCTCCGACGCCGACGGCGAACGACCGTTGCGCATCGCTCTCCTCACGTACAAAGGGAACCCGTTCTGCGGGGGACAGGGCGTCTACGTACGTCATCTCTCGCGCGAGCTCGCCCGCCTCGGCCACAGCGTCGAAGTGATCGGCGCACAGCCCTATCCCGTCCTGGACGAGGGTGCGGGCCTTGAGGGCCTCAGGCTCACCGAGCTGCCGAGCCTCGACCTCTACCGCTCGCCCGATCCCTTCCGCACGCCGAAGCGCGACGAGTACCGCGACTGGGTCGACGCGCTCGAAGTGGCGACGATGTGGACCGGCGGCTTCCCCGAGCCCGCCACCTTCAGCCTCCGCGCCCGCCGGCATCTGCGCGCCAGGCGGGGCGAGTTCGACGTCGTGCACGACAACCAGACGCTCGGCTACGGCCTGTTGGGCGACCTGGGCGCACCGCTCGTCTCGACGATCCACCACCCCATCACCGTGGACCGCCAGTTGGAGCTGGACGCGGCGCCCGACTGGAAGCGCCGGATGTCCGTGCGCCGCTGGTACGCGTTCACCCGCATGCAGAAGCGCGTGGCGCGCCGGCTGCCCTCCGTGCTCACCGTCTCCGGCACCTCGCGCCAGGAGATCGTCGACCACCTCGGCGTACGCGACGACCGCATCAGCGTCGTCCACATCGGCGCCGACACGAACCTCTTCTCGCCCGACCCGTCCGTCCCCGAGGTGCCGGGCCGCATCGTGACGACGTCCAGCGCGGACGTCCCGCTCAAGGGCCTGATCCACCTCATCGAGGCGCTGGCCAAGGTCCGCACCGAGAACCCCGCGGCCCACCTCGTCGTCGTCGGCAAGCGCGCCGAGGACGGCCCGGTGGCCCAGGCGATCGAGCGGCACGGCCTGCAGGGCGCCGTCGAGTTCGTCAAGGGCATCACCGACGCCGAACTGGTCGACCTGGTCCGCTCGGCGCAGATCGCCTGCGTCCCTTCGCTGTACGAGGGCTTCTCGCTCCCCGCGGCAGAGGCGATGGCGACGGGCACGCCGCTGCTCGCGACGACCGGCGGCGCGATCCCGGAGGTCGCGGGCCGCGACGGCGAGACGTGTCTTGCCGTCCCGCCGGGCGACCCCGGCGCCCTGGCCGACGGTCTGACCCGGCTGCTCGGCGACCGCGAACTGCGCGTCCGCCTGGGCGCCGCGGGCCGCGAGCGGGTGCTCGCCAACTTCACCTGGGCCCGCGCCGCCCAGGGCACCGCAGAGCTGTACCGCGCGGCGATCGCCCGCAACGCGGGTTCGCCATCCGGCCGCCGCCCCGCGGCCACCCCGACATACTCCGGGAGCCATCGCTGA